GCAGCCGGGACACGTGGTTGTGCACGGCCTTCGTCGCGGTGGCCGGCGGGGCGGTCCAGAGCAGGTCGACCAGGACGTCGACCGGCGCGGGCCCGTCGGCGTGGACGAGGGCGGCGAGCACGGCTGCCTCTCGGGGCCGGAGGGCCGCCGTGGTGCCGTCGAGGGTGAGGACGGTGCGCCCGAGCACCGACACCTCGCGCTCGCCCATGTCCGATGCCCCCCTCCCCTGCGCCCGTGACCGGAGGTCACCCCGATGGTACCGACGCCGCCCCCGGGCCCCGGACGAGGCGACCTGCGGGAGCCCGAGCGGGGGACCGAACCCCGGACCTCCTCATGACGAGGTGAGACCGAGGCCGACCGATGGAGCCCGAGCGGGGGACCGAACCCCGGACCTCCTCATGACGAGGTGAGGCCGAGGCCGACCGATGGAGCCCGAGCGGGGAATCGAACCCCGGACCTTCTCATTACGAGTGAGACGCTCTGCCGACTGAGCTACTCGGGCGAGGGAGGAGACCCTAGTGGCCGCCTCGCCGGGTCCGGCAGCCTCCGGGGCCCGCCGAGGGAGGAGGCGTCAGGCGCCCAGCAGCCGGGTGCGGAACAGCTCGAGCACGCGGTCGAGGGCGTCGCGGGTCGGCTGGCCCTCCTCGTCGACGAGGTCGAGGGTGAGCACGGAGTGGGCGCCCTTGCGGTGCCCCCACGGGTTGCCGGGCGAGGAGTCGATCTCCACGCCGACGAAGCGGTCGCCGAGGAGGCGGCGGAGGGTGGCGAAGCGCTCGGGCGGCGACAGCGGGTCGCCGGTGAAGCGGAGGCCCAGCACCTCCAGGTCCCGGGCCGCGCAGGTGTCGAGGGCGGCCTCGAGGTCCTCGGGCGAGAGGCCCAGGTCGGCCTTTGCCTTGGCGGTGGTGCCGAACGGGAGGGAGGGCTGGGACAGGACCGGGGCCAGCACCGGGGCGTCGGCCAGCATGCCGAGGGCGAAGCCGCCGGTGAAGCACATGCCGACCACGCCGATGCCGGGGCCGCCGCACCGCTCGTGGAGGTCGCGCCCGAGCGCCCGCAGCCAGTCCATCACCGGCGAGGTGCGCCCGGTGGCGAGGACGGTGAACTCCCGCGACACGCAGGCCGGCACGATGCTGCGAGCGGCGTCGAGGGCCATGGTGCGGGGCCCGCCGCGGGCCGGGTCCTGGCCGGGCACGCCGAAGAGCTGGGGGACCGCCACCGAGCAGCCCAGGTCGACCACCCGGCGGGCGAAGGCGAGGACGTCGGGGGTGATGCCGGGCAGCTCGGCCAGCACCACGACCCCGGGTCCCTCGCCGGCGCGGTACACGGTGCGGGTGGCGCCGTCGTGGGTGAGGTCGGTCCGGGTGAACCCGTCGAGGTCGACTGCGGGGGCGGCCATGGTCGGCACCCTAGGGCCGCCCCGGGGGCCGAGGGGCTGGTCAGGGGCCCGGACGGTCGGCAGGTCCTGCTCCGGGGTGCGACACTCGGGCGACGACCACCCGCCCGAGGCGCCCATGGACCGGACATCCGACGGTGGACCCGATGCCCGCCCCTGACCCGGCCGCCGCCGGCTCGGCGGGGCCCGTGGCGCAGGACCGCGAGCGGGTGCGGCGGGCCCAAGAGTGGGTCTTCGAGAGGGCCCCCGTCGGCCTCGCCGTCATCGACGCCGAGGGGTGCCTGGTGGCGATCAACGACAGCCTCCTGGCGATGCTCGGCAGCCGCCGGCCGGAGGTCGTCGGCCGGCCGGTGGTCGACCTGCTCGCCCCCGACCAGCGGGCGACGGGCGAGGACTGGCTCGCCGGGGCGCTGGCCTCCTCGGAGACCTCCCACCTCCAGGGGTGGATCCGCCCCGTCGACGGCGAGCCGCGGTGGGTGGCCGTCG
Above is a window of Iamia majanohamensis DNA encoding:
- a CDS encoding dienelactone hydrolase family protein, whose translation is MAAPAVDLDGFTRTDLTHDGATRTVYRAGEGPGVVVLAELPGITPDVLAFARRVVDLGCSVAVPQLFGVPGQDPARGGPRTMALDAARSIVPACVSREFTVLATGRTSPVMDWLRALGRDLHERCGGPGIGVVGMCFTGGFALGMLADAPVLAPVLSQPSLPFGTTAKAKADLGLSPEDLEAALDTCAARDLEVLGLRFTGDPLSPPERFATLRRLLGDRFVGVEIDSSPGNPWGHRKGAHSVLTLDLVDEEGQPTRDALDRVLELFRTRLLGA